TGACCATGCGCCTGGCGAGGGAGCTGCCCATCCACCGTGCGCAGTTCAACAACTTCATGCCCCTTCCGGGCACCGAGATATACGACAGGCTCAAGGAGGAGGGCAAGCTTGACGGCCTGCCCACGGACCATTTCTTCGTCCACGACGTCAGCTACGTCCCCGAGGGCATGACCAGGAGACAGCTGAAGAACCTACAGAGAAGGGCATACCTGCGCTTTTACCTCCGCCCCCGGGTGGCCTTCAGGGTCATGAGGGATATAGAGACGCCCAGGCAGCTTTTCTATCTCGCCAAGCGCTTCATGGACGCCATGGACTGAGGATACTACTCAGGCCTCCCCGTTCTTCCGGAGGAATCCCCGCGGAGAGGGCGCGAGCTCCATGCCTTCGAGTGCGAGCAGGCACGGCTTTGCGTGCGGCGGACCGCTGTATCCCCCGGGGCTCCCGTCCCCCCTTATCACGCGGTGGCAGGGGATGAGGAGGGGGAAGGGGTTGCGGCGCATGGCGCTCCCCACGGCGCGTGCCGCCCCCGCGCGGCCGGCTCTGCGCGCCACCTCGCCGTAGGAGAGCGTGTTTCCGCGCGGGATGGAGCAGACCACGCCGTAGACCCTTCTCTGGAAGGGGGTGAAGCGAGGGTCGTCGAGCAGCGTAGACCTCACCTTCTCGGGGCAGTCCTCTCCCTCGAAAAAAGCCTCCACTGCTTCCAGGACCGCGCAGCCGCGGGTCCGGGGGGGCGTCTCCCCGGTCTCACCGCCACAGCCCCCGCCGAGGACGATGCGCAGCGGGCGCCCCTCCAGGCAACATACGTGGACTTCTCCCAGGGGGGTCTGCACGGCGCAGCGTCCGGCCGTCGCCGCAATGCGGCAAGTCCCCCCCTCACGGCTACTACCCTTCCCGTGCACGGCGTCTCAATCCTCCCCTTCCATTGCCGGCGGGTGCAGGGCGCGGTAAAGGTTTTCGGCGCTGCGGGCGTCGAGGAAGCTCAACTCCCGCAACTCCTCCAGCGAGGCCTGCGCCACGCGCGCCAGGCTCCCGTAATGGCGCAGGAGGCCCCGCTTTCGTTTCGGCCCTATTCCCGGGATGCCGTCCAGCAGCGAACTCCTGGCCCTTTTCTCCCTCTGCGCGCGGTGGTGTTCCAGGGCGTAGCGGTGCGCCTCGTCGCGCAGGCGCTGCAGCAGGTGCAGGGCCTCCGAATCCCTGGGAAGGCTCACGGGCTCCCCGCGGCCCGGCAGGTGGATCTCCTCGAGTCTCTTGGCGAGTGCCGCCACCTCTATGTCCTGCAGCCCGTGGCGCGCCAGGGCGCGCGCCGCGGCCGCCAGCTGGGCCTCCCCCCCGTCCACCAGTATGAGGTCGGGCTTCTTGTGGAACGAGTCGAGGCGGGAGGGGGCCTTTTCCGCATCGATCTGCGCCCCTTCTCCCTCCCCCATCCCCTGGGAAAGCCTGGAAAGGCGGCGCTCGATGACCTCCTCCATCATGGCCACGTCGTTGCGCCCGTCGGCGCTCCTGATGCGGAAACGGCGGTAGTCCTTGCGCAGCGGCAGGCCCCCCTCGAAGACCACCATGGAGGCCACGGCATCCTCCCCGCCCAGGTTGGAGATGTCGTAGCATTCCATGCGATAGGGAAGCCGGTGCAGGGACAGCCCCTCCCGCACGCCGTTCACCGCCCGCGAGACCCATCCCAGGTCGCTCGCCTGCTTGGCCAGTCGCACCTCCAGGGAAAGCCGCGCGTTGCGTGCGGCCTTCTCCACGAGCCTTCTCTTGTCCCCGCGGCGGGGATAGTGTATCCTAACCCTTCTCCCCGCCCTCGACGTGAGCCATCCCTCCAGGAGCTCCTTCTCCTCGTCCTCAAGCGGGTGCGAGAGGAGGACCTCCCTCGCGATCTGCGTGGACTGCGCGTAGAACTGCGGCAGGAAGGCGGCCAGTATGTCGCCTTCCCCGCTGCCCGCTGGAACGGTGCTGAAGAAGTCCTGCTTGCCGAGGATCTTTCCACCCCGCACGTAAAGGACGGTGACGCAGGCGTCCAGGTCCCCGGCGCAGAGTGCGAAGACGTCCTGGTCTCCCTCCTGCAGGGAATGCGCCTGCTGCCTTTCCAGTATCCTGCGCAGCGCGACGATGCGATCCCTCGTGCGCGCCGCGAGCTCGAACTCCCGCCTTTCCGCCTCCTCCCGCATGCGCATCTCGAGCCGCGCGAGCACGGCCTGGTGGTCCCCTTCCATGAAACCCCTCACGCCGGCGATGATACGTCCGTATTCCTCCGGCGAGACCTCGCCTGTGCAGGGCCCGCAGCAGAGGCCGATGTGGTAATCCAGGCATGGCCCCCCCGTTCCCTTGCCCGGCTCCCTGCCGCGGCAGGCGCGGAAGGGGAACACCTTCCTCAGGGTGTCGATGGTCTCCCGCACCGCGCCGGCATGCGCGAAGGGTCCGTAATAGACGGAACGTCGGCCCCTCCTCCCGCGCATGAACATGACGCGGGGAAAGCGGTCCTCCGTGCGTATGACCATGTACGGATACGACTTGTCGTCGCGGAAGTCGATGTTGTAAGGGGGGTGGAACCTCTTGATGAGGTTGGCCTCGAGTATGAGCGCCTCGCTCTCGTTTTCGGTGACGATGAAGTCTATATCGGCGATGCGCGAGCGCAGGCTGGCCAGTCGCGGGTTTTCCTCCTCGCGGGACTGGAAATAGGAGGCCACCCTCTTGCGCAGGGAGGCCGCCTTTCCCACGTAGATGACCTTCCCCTCCCCGTCCATGAGGAGGTATACGCCGGGTGCGTCCGGCAGGGATGCCGTCTTTTTCCGCTTCGCTTCCATTTTTCACCACCCGGAGGCACCGACCCGCGTTCGCCGCGGCCCCCCACGCCGCGCGTCGCGTATCGCGGGAGCCCGATACGCGCTGCGCGTCTGCGGGATTTGCCTTGGGAATGCCGCTCCCTCACAGGGAATACGCCGCCCTGCCCGCCTCCTCGAGCAGGGGCCGCAGGTAAAGTCCCGTGTAGGAACCGCCGCTTTCCGCCACCTCCTCGGGGGTGCCCGCGGCGACCACCCTTCCGCCCTCCTCCCCTCCCTCCGGTCCCAGGTCGATCACCCAGTCCGCGCACTTGATGACGTCCAGGTTGTGCTCTATGACGATGACGCTGTTTCCGGCCTCCACCAGCCCCTGCAGCATGGCCAGGAGCTTGTTGATGTCGTCGAAATGGAGTCCGGTGGTGGGCTCGTCCAGGAGGTAGAGGGTCTTCCCCGTGGGCCGCTTGTTCAGCTCCGCGGAGAGCTTGACCCTCTGCGCCTCCCCCCCGGAGAGGGTGGGGGCGGGCTGCCCCAGCTTTATGTAACCGAGCCCCACGTCGTGCAGGGTGCGCAGGCGGCGGCGTATGGCGGGCACCGCATCGAAGAAGTCCAGGGCTTCCTCCACGGACATGTCCAGCACTTCGCTGATGTTCCTGCCCCGGTAGGTCACCTCGAGGGTGTCGCGGTTGTAACGTTTTCCCTTGCACACCTCGCAGGGGATGTAGACGTCTGGGAGGAAGTGCATCTCTATCTTTATGGTG
The DNA window shown above is from Actinomycetota bacterium and carries:
- a CDS encoding methylated-DNA--[protein]-cysteine S-methyltransferase — translated: MGEVHVCCLEGRPLRIVLGGGCGGETGETPPRTRGCAVLEAVEAFFEGEDCPEKVRSTLLDDPRFTPFQRRVYGVVCSIPRGNTLSYGEVARRAGRAGAARAVGSAMRRNPFPLLIPCHRVIRGDGSPGGYSGPPHAKPCLLALEGMELAPSPRGFLRKNGEA
- the uvrC gene encoding excinuclease ABC subunit UvrC encodes the protein MEAKRKKTASLPDAPGVYLLMDGEGKVIYVGKAASLRKRVASYFQSREEENPRLASLRSRIADIDFIVTENESEALILEANLIKRFHPPYNIDFRDDKSYPYMVIRTEDRFPRVMFMRGRRGRRSVYYGPFAHAGAVRETIDTLRKVFPFRACRGREPGKGTGGPCLDYHIGLCCGPCTGEVSPEEYGRIIAGVRGFMEGDHQAVLARLEMRMREEAERREFELAARTRDRIVALRRILERQQAHSLQEGDQDVFALCAGDLDACVTVLYVRGGKILGKQDFFSTVPAGSGEGDILAAFLPQFYAQSTQIAREVLLSHPLEDEEKELLEGWLTSRAGRRVRIHYPRRGDKRRLVEKAARNARLSLEVRLAKQASDLGWVSRAVNGVREGLSLHRLPYRMECYDISNLGGEDAVASMVVFEGGLPLRKDYRRFRIRSADGRNDVAMMEEVIERRLSRLSQGMGEGEGAQIDAEKAPSRLDSFHKKPDLILVDGGEAQLAAAARALARHGLQDIEVAALAKRLEEIHLPGRGEPVSLPRDSEALHLLQRLRDEAHRYALEHHRAQREKRARSSLLDGIPGIGPKRKRGLLRHYGSLARVAQASLEELRELSFLDARSAENLYRALHPPAMEGED